DNA from Mucilaginibacter mallensis:
CGCTTAAAGTATTGATCATTGCCAATGAAAATGCTGACGAGCTTGATTTAAGTGGCATTCCCTTCCTCATCCATTTAGATGTACCGGAAGAAAAAGAACTATTTATTAATCGGATAGTAAATAACGGCGATGATGACGACACGCTGGCTATAACTTTCTCAACTGATATTGAGCTTGCCCTTGTTAAAAAAATTGAGCAGGCCAGTGGCAAAAAAATGCCTTTAGCTGCGCTGCCTGATGAGTTGGTTATTGATACCGATAAAAAGGAGAAGGAAGCGCCAGCTGAGAAACCAGCTGCCAAATCAAAGAAAACAGAACCGGTTGCAGGTGAAGCTTTCCACGAGAAGAAGGCGGCTAACTCAAAAACTTATAATTATAGTTCGGGCACTAAAGCCAAGATGAATAATAAACGGAAGCATTAAGATTCGCTTCGATAATTTTTGGTTAGCGCCCGCCCGCTGACGGCACAAACGCGCAAAGTCAAAACCCAGGTTTATAGAATTTAAGGATTAGACGGTATTTTTAAAAACTCATTAAAATTCCCTGTTCAAACACCTAATGACTCAATGGCAGCGAAGCGTAATGACCAATGACTATTGAATACCTAACATTTTGTTAAAAACTAAATTGATTTTAATACGATTTAATGACAAACGATTTAGCTTAAATTAAACTTAAAATTTTACCTTTGCGGCTCATTACAAATCATGAGCGATCAGATTAAACATGAGTGCGGTGTGGCGTTTATTCGTCTTCTGAAACCACTCTCTTTTTATCAAAAAAAGTACGGCACAGCGCTGTACGGCATAAACAAGCTATACCTTTTAATGGAAAAACAGCATAACCGCGGCCAGGATGGCGCCGGTGTTGCTACCATTAAACTGGATGTTGAACCCGGTAAGCGCTATATAAGCAGGCACCGTTCAATGGCTTCAAATGCTGTTGCTGATATATTCGAATACATCCAGAAAAAATTTGCTGAGATTGAAAAGGAGACGCCTGAAAGAATGGCCGATGCTGAATGGCTCAAGCAACACGTTAGTTTTACCGGCGAAGTGTTACTGGGCCATTTGCGTTATGGTACGCATGGCAAAAACAGCATTGAAAACTGTCACCCCTTTTTAAGGCAAAATAATTGGATGACCCGTAACCTGGTTATTGCAGGTAACTTTAACATGACTAATGTTGAAGAGCTACTGCAACAACTATACGACCTCGGCCAGCACCCTAAAGAAAAAGCTGATACCGTTACCGTGCTTGAAAAGATAGGCCACTTTCTGGATACAGAAAATCAGGGGCTTTTTGATCAGTATAAACGCGAAGGTTTGGACGATAACATGGAGATCAGCAAACTGATAGCCAATGATATGGATGTTGCCAAAATTCTACGTAAATCAGCCCGTTCATGGGATGGTGGTTATACCATTGCCGGTATACTGGGCCATGGTGATGCATTTGTAATGCGCGACCCGATCGGTATCCGCCCTGCGTACTATTACTACAACGATGAAATAGTTGTTGCAGCCTCAGAACGTCCCGCTATACAAACAGCTTTCAATATTCCTATCGACCAGATCAGGGAAATAAAACCTGGTCATGCCTTGATCGTGAAGAAGAATGGCAAGATCACTGAAGATATGTTCAGCGAGCCGCAGGAAAAGAAAGCATGTTCATTTGAGCGTATTTACTTTTCACGCGGTAGTGATGCCTCTATTTACCGTGAGCGTAAGCAGTTAGGTAGATTGCTTTGTCCGCAGATATTGGATGCTGTAGGACATGATGTTAAAAATACCGTATTCTCTTATATCCCTAACACAGCCGAAGTTGCCTTTTATGGTATGGTTGAGGGGATACATAAATACATTAAGAAATACCAGCGCGATCGTTTATTGAACCGTGCGGATAAGATAAGTGAAGAAGAATTGACCGAGGTACTGAGTATGGCGCCACGTGTTGAGAAGATCGCTATTAAAGATGTTAAGCTGCGCACCTTCATCACTCAGGATGCTGACCGCAGCGAAATGGTTGCCCACGTTTATGATACCACTTATGGCCTCATAAAAAATGGCGACGATACATTGGTTGTATTAGATGACTCGATAGTTCGTGGTACTACGCTTAAGCAAAGTATATTAAAGATACTGGATCGTTTAGGTCCTAAAAAGATCGTTGTAGTTTCATCTGCTCCGCAAATCCGTTACCCTGATTGTTATGGTATCGATATGTCGCGCATGGGTGAGTTTGTGGCTTTTGAGGCGGCTATAAGCCTGCTGAAGGAGAAAAACATGGAAGATGTGATCCTGAATGTTTACCAGAAATGCAAGGATAGCGCCCATCTGACTAAAGAAGAGGTGGTAAATTATGTAAAGGCCATTTACGAACCATTTACCGATCAGGAAATATCTGATCGTATTGCAAAGATCATCACACCTGAAAAAACCAATGCCAAAGTACACGTGATATACCAAACACTGGATAACCTGCATAAAGCCTGCCCGGA
Protein-coding regions in this window:
- a CDS encoding class II glutamine amidotransferase, which gives rise to MSDQIKHECGVAFIRLLKPLSFYQKKYGTALYGINKLYLLMEKQHNRGQDGAGVATIKLDVEPGKRYISRHRSMASNAVADIFEYIQKKFAEIEKETPERMADAEWLKQHVSFTGEVLLGHLRYGTHGKNSIENCHPFLRQNNWMTRNLVIAGNFNMTNVEELLQQLYDLGQHPKEKADTVTVLEKIGHFLDTENQGLFDQYKREGLDDNMEISKLIANDMDVAKILRKSARSWDGGYTIAGILGHGDAFVMRDPIGIRPAYYYYNDEIVVAASERPAIQTAFNIPIDQIREIKPGHALIVKKNGKITEDMFSEPQEKKACSFERIYFSRGSDASIYRERKQLGRLLCPQILDAVGHDVKNTVFSYIPNTAEVAFYGMVEGIHKYIKKYQRDRLLNRADKISEEELTEVLSMAPRVEKIAIKDVKLRTFITQDADRSEMVAHVYDTTYGLIKNGDDTLVVLDDSIVRGTTLKQSILKILDRLGPKKIVVVSSAPQIRYPDCYGIDMSRMGEFVAFEAAISLLKEKNMEDVILNVYQKCKDSAHLTKEEVVNYVKAIYEPFTDQEISDRIAKIITPEKTNAKVHVIYQTLDNLHKACPDHTGDWYFSGDYPTPGGNKVVNRAFVNWMEGKKDRAYA